In the genome of Lycium ferocissimum isolate CSIRO_LF1 unplaced genomic scaffold, AGI_CSIRO_Lferr_CH_V1 ctg16513, whole genome shotgun sequence, one region contains:
- the LOC132042612 gene encoding U4/U6 small nuclear ribonucleoprotein PRP4-like protein isoform X2 has product MCIRRGVSPIGMDAEDEIPVSTTDPSTVVGDSSTVVNTIGAINLTPVQPVAPPGVPTVTLPPGVPAIASRPAVPTPIPPPLAPLPVRPPVLRPPVAQNGEVRASDSDSDLEEMGSDRGTADSAQEYEISAESKLARERQEKALQELLMKRRAAALAVPTNDMAVRARLRRLGEPITLFGEREMERRDRLRMLMAKLDAEGQLEKLMKAHEDEEAAASAAPAEEEDIQYPFYTEGSKALLDARVEIAKYSLVKSALRLHRARRKRDDPDEDVDAEVDWALKQAGSLALDCSEIGDDRPLFGCSLSHDGKMLATCSMSGIAKIWSMPQVQKLSTLKGHTERATDVVFSPTSNHLATASADKTARLWNSEGSHLRTFEGHLDRLARIAFHPSGKYLGTASFDKTWRLWDVESGEELLLQEGHSRSVYGLSFHHDGSLVASCGLDALVRVWDLRTGRSILALEGHVKPVLGVSFSPNGYHLASGGEDNTCRIWDLRQRKSSYIIPAHSSLISQVKFEPQEGYFLATASYDMTAKVWSSRDFKPVKTLSGHEAKIMSLDVAADGQFITTVSYDRTIKLWSSKNIQKDEKMDID; this is encoded by the exons ATGTGTATAAGAAGAGGGGTTTCTCCAATA GGTATGGATGCCGAGGATGAAATTCCTGTTTCAACTACAGATCCTTCGACTGTTGTTGGTGATAGTTCGACTGTGGTTAATACTATAGGAGCAATTAATCTTACACCAGTTCAACCTGTCGCTCCACCGGGCGTTCCAACTGTTACCCTTCCTCCTGGTGTGCCTGCAATTGCTTCAAGGCCTGCAGTCCCTACCCCTATTCCTCCCCCATTAGCTCCGTTGCCTGTTCGGCCACCTGTCCTTAGGCCTCCGGTAGCACAGAATGGAGAAGTTCGAGCAAGCGATTCAGATTCTGACCTTGAAGAAATGGGATCTGATCGTGGCACTGCAGACTCAGCTCAAGAATATGAGATATCTGCAGAGAGCAAACTAGCCAGAGAGAGGCAGGAAAAAGCCTTGCAAGAACTTCTGATGAAGAGGCGTGCTGCTGCACTGGCAGTCCCTACAAATGATATGGCTGTTCGGGCCCGCCTTCGAAGGCTTGGTGAACCGATAACTCTCTTTGGAGAAAGGGAGATGGAAAGAAGGGACCGTCTGCGGATGCTTATGGCAAAGCTTGATGCAGAAGGCCAGCTGGAAAAGCTGATGAAAGCTCATGAGGATGAAGAAGCTGCAGCTTCTGCTGCACCCGCAGAGGAGGAGGATATTCAGTACCCTTTTTACACAGAAGGATCAAAAGCACTGTTAGATGCTAGGGTAGAAATCGCAAAGTATTCTTTAGTTAAGTCAGCTTTACGTCTTCATCGTGCAAGGAGGAAAAGGGATGATCCAGATGAAGATGTGGATGCCGAGGTTGATTGGGCTTTGAAGCAAGCAGGGAGCTTGGCCCTTGATTGTAGTGAAATTGGAGATGATCGACCTCTTTTCGGATGTTCGCTTTCACACGACGGAAAGATGCTTGCAACCTG TTCTATGAGTGGTATAGCAAAGATATGGAGTATGCCTCAAGTGCAAAAGCTTTCCACCCTAAAAGGTCACACTGAACGAGCTACTGATGTTGTGTTCTCTCCGACAAGCAATCATTTAGCTACTGCATCTGCTGACAAGACCGCAAGGTTATGGAACTCAGAAGGTTCTCACCTCAGAACGTTTGAGGGACATTTGGACCGTCTAGCTCGGATTGCTTTTCATCCTTCTGGAAAGTACTTGGGCACAGCTAGCTTTGACAAAACTTGGAGATTATGGGATGTAGAGAGTGGTGAAGAGTTGCTTTTGCAAGAAGGTCACAGTAGGAGTGTTTATGGATTGTCTTTTCACCATGACGGTTCATTAGTGGCGTCATGCGGGTTGGATGCACTTGTTCGAGTGTGGGACTTAAGGACTGGGCGAAGTATCCTTGCTCTAGAAGGTCATGTTAAACCG GTTCTTGGTGTCAGTTTTTCTCCCAATGGTTATCATTTGGCTAGTGGCGGTGAAGACAATACCTGTCGTATCTGGGACTTAAGGCAGAGAAAATCTTCGTACATCATACCTGCTCACTCCAGTCTTATCTCTCAAGTTAAGTTTGAGCCTCAGGAGGGATACTTTTTGGCTACAGCTTCCTATGATATGACTGCTAAG GTGTGGTCATCAAGGGATTTCAAGCCTGTAAAGACACTATCTGGACATGAAGCAAAGATCATGTCATTGGATGTTGCGGCAG ATGGACAGTTCATCACTACCGTGTCGTACGATCGAACAATCAAGCTGTGGTCAAGCAAAAACATCCAGAAGGATGAGAAAATGGACATTGACTAG
- the LOC132042612 gene encoding U4/U6 small nuclear ribonucleoprotein PRP4-like protein isoform X3 — protein MDAEDEIPVSTTDPSTVVGDSSTVVNTIGAINLTPVQPVAPPGVPTVTLPPGVPAIASRPAVPTPIPPPLAPLPVRPPVLRPPVAQNGEVRASDSDSDLEEMGSDRGTADSAQEYEISAESKLARERQEKALQELLMKRRAAALAVPTNDMAVRARLRRLGEPITLFGEREMERRDRLRMLMAKLDAEGQLEKLMKAHEDEEAAASAAPAEEEDIQYPFYTEGSKALLDARVEIAKYSLVKSALRLHRARRKRDDPDEDVDAEVDWALKQAGSLALDCSEIGDDRPLFGCSLSHDGKMLATCSMSGIAKIWSMPQVQKLSTLKGHTERATDVVFSPTSNHLATASADKTARLWNSEGSHLRTFEGHLDRLARIAFHPSGKYLGTASFDKTWRLWDVESGEELLLQEGHSRSVYGLSFHHDGSLVASCGLDALVRVWDLRTGRSILALEGHVKPVLGVSFSPNGYHLASGGEDNTCRIWDLRQRKSSYIIPAHSSLISQVKFEPQEGYFLATASYDMTAKVWSSRDFKPVKTLSGHEAKIMSLDVAADGQFITTVSYDRTIKLWSSKNIQKDEKMDID, from the exons ATGGATGCCGAGGATGAAATTCCTGTTTCAACTACAGATCCTTCGACTGTTGTTGGTGATAGTTCGACTGTGGTTAATACTATAGGAGCAATTAATCTTACACCAGTTCAACCTGTCGCTCCACCGGGCGTTCCAACTGTTACCCTTCCTCCTGGTGTGCCTGCAATTGCTTCAAGGCCTGCAGTCCCTACCCCTATTCCTCCCCCATTAGCTCCGTTGCCTGTTCGGCCACCTGTCCTTAGGCCTCCGGTAGCACAGAATGGAGAAGTTCGAGCAAGCGATTCAGATTCTGACCTTGAAGAAATGGGATCTGATCGTGGCACTGCAGACTCAGCTCAAGAATATGAGATATCTGCAGAGAGCAAACTAGCCAGAGAGAGGCAGGAAAAAGCCTTGCAAGAACTTCTGATGAAGAGGCGTGCTGCTGCACTGGCAGTCCCTACAAATGATATGGCTGTTCGGGCCCGCCTTCGAAGGCTTGGTGAACCGATAACTCTCTTTGGAGAAAGGGAGATGGAAAGAAGGGACCGTCTGCGGATGCTTATGGCAAAGCTTGATGCAGAAGGCCAGCTGGAAAAGCTGATGAAAGCTCATGAGGATGAAGAAGCTGCAGCTTCTGCTGCACCCGCAGAGGAGGAGGATATTCAGTACCCTTTTTACACAGAAGGATCAAAAGCACTGTTAGATGCTAGGGTAGAAATCGCAAAGTATTCTTTAGTTAAGTCAGCTTTACGTCTTCATCGTGCAAGGAGGAAAAGGGATGATCCAGATGAAGATGTGGATGCCGAGGTTGATTGGGCTTTGAAGCAAGCAGGGAGCTTGGCCCTTGATTGTAGTGAAATTGGAGATGATCGACCTCTTTTCGGATGTTCGCTTTCACACGACGGAAAGATGCTTGCAACCTG TTCTATGAGTGGTATAGCAAAGATATGGAGTATGCCTCAAGTGCAAAAGCTTTCCACCCTAAAAGGTCACACTGAACGAGCTACTGATGTTGTGTTCTCTCCGACAAGCAATCATTTAGCTACTGCATCTGCTGACAAGACCGCAAGGTTATGGAACTCAGAAGGTTCTCACCTCAGAACGTTTGAGGGACATTTGGACCGTCTAGCTCGGATTGCTTTTCATCCTTCTGGAAAGTACTTGGGCACAGCTAGCTTTGACAAAACTTGGAGATTATGGGATGTAGAGAGTGGTGAAGAGTTGCTTTTGCAAGAAGGTCACAGTAGGAGTGTTTATGGATTGTCTTTTCACCATGACGGTTCATTAGTGGCGTCATGCGGGTTGGATGCACTTGTTCGAGTGTGGGACTTAAGGACTGGGCGAAGTATCCTTGCTCTAGAAGGTCATGTTAAACCG GTTCTTGGTGTCAGTTTTTCTCCCAATGGTTATCATTTGGCTAGTGGCGGTGAAGACAATACCTGTCGTATCTGGGACTTAAGGCAGAGAAAATCTTCGTACATCATACCTGCTCACTCCAGTCTTATCTCTCAAGTTAAGTTTGAGCCTCAGGAGGGATACTTTTTGGCTACAGCTTCCTATGATATGACTGCTAAG GTGTGGTCATCAAGGGATTTCAAGCCTGTAAAGACACTATCTGGACATGAAGCAAAGATCATGTCATTGGATGTTGCGGCAG ATGGACAGTTCATCACTACCGTGTCGTACGATCGAACAATCAAGCTGTGGTCAAGCAAAAACATCCAGAAGGATGAGAAAATGGACATTGACTAG
- the LOC132042612 gene encoding U4/U6 small nuclear ribonucleoprotein PRP4-like protein isoform X1, which yields MCIRRGVSPIVNFWGMDAEDEIPVSTTDPSTVVGDSSTVVNTIGAINLTPVQPVAPPGVPTVTLPPGVPAIASRPAVPTPIPPPLAPLPVRPPVLRPPVAQNGEVRASDSDSDLEEMGSDRGTADSAQEYEISAESKLARERQEKALQELLMKRRAAALAVPTNDMAVRARLRRLGEPITLFGEREMERRDRLRMLMAKLDAEGQLEKLMKAHEDEEAAASAAPAEEEDIQYPFYTEGSKALLDARVEIAKYSLVKSALRLHRARRKRDDPDEDVDAEVDWALKQAGSLALDCSEIGDDRPLFGCSLSHDGKMLATCSMSGIAKIWSMPQVQKLSTLKGHTERATDVVFSPTSNHLATASADKTARLWNSEGSHLRTFEGHLDRLARIAFHPSGKYLGTASFDKTWRLWDVESGEELLLQEGHSRSVYGLSFHHDGSLVASCGLDALVRVWDLRTGRSILALEGHVKPVLGVSFSPNGYHLASGGEDNTCRIWDLRQRKSSYIIPAHSSLISQVKFEPQEGYFLATASYDMTAKVWSSRDFKPVKTLSGHEAKIMSLDVAADGQFITTVSYDRTIKLWSSKNIQKDEKMDID from the exons ATGTGTATAAGAAGAGGGGTTTCTCCAATAGTAAACTTTTGG GGTATGGATGCCGAGGATGAAATTCCTGTTTCAACTACAGATCCTTCGACTGTTGTTGGTGATAGTTCGACTGTGGTTAATACTATAGGAGCAATTAATCTTACACCAGTTCAACCTGTCGCTCCACCGGGCGTTCCAACTGTTACCCTTCCTCCTGGTGTGCCTGCAATTGCTTCAAGGCCTGCAGTCCCTACCCCTATTCCTCCCCCATTAGCTCCGTTGCCTGTTCGGCCACCTGTCCTTAGGCCTCCGGTAGCACAGAATGGAGAAGTTCGAGCAAGCGATTCAGATTCTGACCTTGAAGAAATGGGATCTGATCGTGGCACTGCAGACTCAGCTCAAGAATATGAGATATCTGCAGAGAGCAAACTAGCCAGAGAGAGGCAGGAAAAAGCCTTGCAAGAACTTCTGATGAAGAGGCGTGCTGCTGCACTGGCAGTCCCTACAAATGATATGGCTGTTCGGGCCCGCCTTCGAAGGCTTGGTGAACCGATAACTCTCTTTGGAGAAAGGGAGATGGAAAGAAGGGACCGTCTGCGGATGCTTATGGCAAAGCTTGATGCAGAAGGCCAGCTGGAAAAGCTGATGAAAGCTCATGAGGATGAAGAAGCTGCAGCTTCTGCTGCACCCGCAGAGGAGGAGGATATTCAGTACCCTTTTTACACAGAAGGATCAAAAGCACTGTTAGATGCTAGGGTAGAAATCGCAAAGTATTCTTTAGTTAAGTCAGCTTTACGTCTTCATCGTGCAAGGAGGAAAAGGGATGATCCAGATGAAGATGTGGATGCCGAGGTTGATTGGGCTTTGAAGCAAGCAGGGAGCTTGGCCCTTGATTGTAGTGAAATTGGAGATGATCGACCTCTTTTCGGATGTTCGCTTTCACACGACGGAAAGATGCTTGCAACCTG TTCTATGAGTGGTATAGCAAAGATATGGAGTATGCCTCAAGTGCAAAAGCTTTCCACCCTAAAAGGTCACACTGAACGAGCTACTGATGTTGTGTTCTCTCCGACAAGCAATCATTTAGCTACTGCATCTGCTGACAAGACCGCAAGGTTATGGAACTCAGAAGGTTCTCACCTCAGAACGTTTGAGGGACATTTGGACCGTCTAGCTCGGATTGCTTTTCATCCTTCTGGAAAGTACTTGGGCACAGCTAGCTTTGACAAAACTTGGAGATTATGGGATGTAGAGAGTGGTGAAGAGTTGCTTTTGCAAGAAGGTCACAGTAGGAGTGTTTATGGATTGTCTTTTCACCATGACGGTTCATTAGTGGCGTCATGCGGGTTGGATGCACTTGTTCGAGTGTGGGACTTAAGGACTGGGCGAAGTATCCTTGCTCTAGAAGGTCATGTTAAACCG GTTCTTGGTGTCAGTTTTTCTCCCAATGGTTATCATTTGGCTAGTGGCGGTGAAGACAATACCTGTCGTATCTGGGACTTAAGGCAGAGAAAATCTTCGTACATCATACCTGCTCACTCCAGTCTTATCTCTCAAGTTAAGTTTGAGCCTCAGGAGGGATACTTTTTGGCTACAGCTTCCTATGATATGACTGCTAAG GTGTGGTCATCAAGGGATTTCAAGCCTGTAAAGACACTATCTGGACATGAAGCAAAGATCATGTCATTGGATGTTGCGGCAG ATGGACAGTTCATCACTACCGTGTCGTACGATCGAACAATCAAGCTGTGGTCAAGCAAAAACATCCAGAAGGATGAGAAAATGGACATTGACTAG